A portion of the Deinococcus peraridilitoris DSM 19664 genome contains these proteins:
- a CDS encoding helicase-associated domain-containing protein, giving the protein MTTSSGERLTLDFALERMPHEQLRAALKRFAPQSRLIRTAEMKQAVRDVVSDPDRLGELMSRLSPCERFLLGELRRAGGAASGWDLILAAAAQGFAPGDDEVTRVYNRTVRDRPGPRYLWPLIRDGLLLPASDVNSWVLESAYAETSAAHDMVYADARLLNALPDEQPGVPEPLRVPTAPIEPGMHSPVILLLELAELYGRLFSAGSLPLTQQGTANRTAVRRLLKGTPLHEDDFELLVMLLALLGLVRTSSSAITPDPRAWAAWNELSMSQKRRALTEAYLAMPGDAESGAGHLTSAPAARRALLQGLALLPGTTERETFLAAMYDRLGRLVNFDRWTVYGLAARTGKPLPDVPMPDWFRLALAPNGPFVRLGLARVRDDGKKAFVAPGPMLSTLRGQEEGSIAGPVWLAQPNFELLVYLDHLSPPALRTLGAAEAVRFDAQTALYRLTRDSVYRALEAGQDVQELLDDLERFSAVPLGAALRATLLDWAARRERLSVTLSATLVEYPTSAERDAALQRGSAGRARALGERFMLLAPGARGPKGAVRVSYDEAPARSLRFFADGRFQVLDADLALRALLATISVTGKDGKRAFVPARLAGTGPGLLETLERRAQNAIPRGARAMLSLWTGASAPPALAEVSVLQHSDAAALAEHPQVRPLVEGALGANLLLVKAGRQADLRAALQAMEVTVSAELQLGAEQATQTLTAAGGELQHGLDTRRTRVLIESAIERGKLLSLVYREERLDSWSYTRTMGRQHKAVVRPLRVYRLGSTPYVEVEDPDDGERDEIRIGYILGIGELAPNRR; this is encoded by the coding sequence ATGACGACTTCCAGCGGCGAGCGCCTGACACTGGACTTTGCGCTGGAACGCATGCCGCATGAACAGCTGCGGGCCGCACTGAAGCGCTTTGCGCCGCAGTCCAGGCTGATCAGGACCGCCGAGATGAAGCAGGCCGTGCGGGATGTGGTCAGCGATCCTGACCGTCTCGGTGAGCTGATGTCCCGCTTGTCGCCCTGCGAGCGCTTCCTGCTGGGAGAACTCCGGCGCGCGGGGGGCGCCGCGAGCGGCTGGGACCTGATTTTGGCGGCGGCAGCGCAGGGTTTCGCTCCCGGGGACGATGAGGTCACACGCGTATACAACCGCACGGTGCGCGACCGGCCCGGACCGCGTTACCTGTGGCCCCTGATTCGTGACGGGCTGCTGCTTCCCGCAAGTGACGTGAATTCCTGGGTGCTGGAAAGCGCTTACGCGGAAACGAGCGCCGCGCACGACATGGTGTACGCGGACGCACGCCTGCTGAACGCCTTGCCGGACGAGCAACCCGGCGTTCCTGAGCCGCTGCGTGTTCCGACCGCCCCGATTGAACCGGGCATGCACTCTCCGGTGATTTTGCTGCTGGAACTGGCTGAGCTGTACGGCCGACTGTTTTCGGCGGGCAGTTTGCCGCTCACCCAGCAGGGGACCGCGAACCGTACGGCAGTTCGGCGCCTGCTGAAAGGCACGCCGCTGCACGAGGACGACTTCGAACTGCTGGTGATGCTGCTCGCGCTGCTGGGCCTCGTCCGGACCAGCAGTTCGGCCATCACGCCCGATCCCCGGGCGTGGGCAGCCTGGAACGAACTGTCGATGTCCCAAAAACGGCGTGCCCTGACCGAGGCGTATCTGGCGATGCCCGGTGACGCCGAAAGCGGCGCCGGGCATCTGACGAGTGCGCCCGCTGCCCGGCGGGCCCTGCTGCAGGGTCTGGCGCTGCTGCCGGGAACCACCGAGCGCGAAACCTTCCTGGCAGCCATGTACGACCGTCTGGGACGGCTGGTGAACTTCGACCGCTGGACGGTATACGGCCTCGCGGCGCGCACCGGCAAGCCCCTGCCCGACGTGCCCATGCCCGACTGGTTTCGGCTGGCGCTCGCGCCGAACGGTCCGTTCGTGCGCCTGGGGCTGGCCCGCGTGCGTGACGACGGCAAAAAGGCTTTCGTGGCGCCCGGTCCCATGCTCAGCACGCTTCGTGGTCAGGAGGAGGGGAGCATTGCTGGCCCAGTCTGGCTGGCGCAGCCGAATTTCGAACTGCTGGTGTACCTGGATCACCTGTCGCCTCCGGCGCTGCGCACACTCGGCGCGGCTGAGGCGGTGCGTTTCGACGCACAGACGGCGCTTTACCGCCTGACACGTGACAGCGTGTACCGGGCGCTGGAAGCCGGTCAGGACGTGCAGGAGCTGCTGGATGACCTGGAGCGCTTTTCGGCGGTGCCGCTGGGGGCGGCCCTGCGGGCGACGCTGCTCGATTGGGCCGCGCGCCGTGAGCGTCTGAGCGTTACCCTGAGTGCGACGCTGGTCGAATACCCGACTTCCGCCGAACGTGACGCCGCCTTGCAGCGCGGCAGTGCCGGGCGTGCAAGAGCGCTGGGCGAGCGCTTCATGCTGCTCGCGCCGGGTGCGCGAGGCCCTAAGGGCGCTGTCCGCGTTTCCTACGACGAGGCGCCCGCCCGGTCGCTGCGTTTTTTTGCGGACGGGCGTTTTCAGGTGCTGGACGCCGACCTGGCCCTGCGGGCACTGCTGGCAACAATCAGTGTCACCGGAAAGGATGGCAAGCGCGCCTTTGTTCCAGCCCGCCTGGCGGGCACCGGGCCCGGTCTGCTGGAAACGCTGGAACGCCGCGCTCAGAATGCCATTCCGCGTGGCGCTCGCGCGATGTTGTCCTTGTGGACGGGCGCCAGTGCGCCACCCGCCCTGGCCGAGGTGAGCGTACTGCAGCATTCCGACGCAGCGGCGCTCGCGGAACATCCCCAGGTGCGCCCCCTGGTGGAGGGAGCGTTGGGCGCGAACCTTTTGCTCGTGAAGGCGGGCCGGCAAGCCGATCTGCGCGCAGCCCTGCAGGCCATGGAGGTCACCGTCAGCGCCGAGTTGCAGCTTGGCGCCGAACAGGCCACCCAGACGCTCACGGCGGCCGGCGGAGAGTTGCAGCACGGCCTGGATACCCGCCGGACCCGCGTGCTGATCGAAAGCGCCATCGAGCGCGGAAAGCTGCTCAGCCTGGTCTACCGCGAGGAGCGCCTGGACAGCTGGAGCTACACCCGGACCATGGGTCGCCAGCACAAGGCGGTGGTGCGCCCACTGCGGGTCTACCGTCTGGGCAGCACGCCGTACGTCGAAGTCGAGGACCCCGACGACGGCGAACGCGACGAGATCCGTATCGGCTACATCCTGGGCATCGGGGAGTTGGCGCCGAACAGACGCTGA
- a CDS encoding MFS transporter, which translates to MSLRALFGFGFFAFLMIGALQAIYGPAFTALGTRFGVGRADIGLIASAHFLGSMLGIMASGAVLLHSSLRRLLRGGAALLALGLATVAFAPSWPVALLGALVGGLGFGGVSVTFNVSFARLGERSAGALNLVNAMFGLGSVLAPLLVVFLGGAVWPYVLLALASLVLLLGAGRVPQLPEAVTAAGDRPVDGRLLALFGLLFVTYVGVEAGLGSWMTTHLQTNGFSDAAAWTSAFWLTVTVGRLLGAPLSQRVPLPGLVTCAALLAALVLPLAATVAAPLAYLVAGLAIAPIFASSLAWFSRVLPSRFTPLVLACGGLGGTLVPALLGILVESFGTAVLPYAFAVTALGVVAVACAVQGALRRVSRMLCSSLPHELH; encoded by the coding sequence GTGTCTTTGCGTGCCCTCTTCGGTTTTGGTTTTTTTGCTTTTCTGATGATCGGTGCACTGCAGGCCATCTATGGCCCCGCCTTCACCGCCCTGGGAACGCGCTTCGGAGTGGGCCGTGCCGACATCGGCCTGATTGCCAGCGCGCACTTCCTCGGTTCGATGCTGGGCATCATGGCCAGTGGCGCCGTTCTGCTGCACAGCAGTCTGCGGCGCCTGCTGCGCGGTGGTGCGGCCCTCCTGGCGCTGGGTTTGGCCACCGTGGCCTTCGCGCCTTCATGGCCGGTCGCGCTGCTGGGTGCCCTGGTGGGTGGACTGGGCTTTGGAGGAGTGTCGGTGACCTTTAATGTCAGCTTCGCGCGTCTGGGTGAGCGCTCGGCGGGCGCCCTGAACCTGGTGAACGCCATGTTCGGGCTGGGTTCGGTGCTCGCGCCGCTGCTGGTGGTGTTTCTGGGAGGGGCCGTCTGGCCTTACGTGCTGCTGGCGCTGGCATCGCTCGTGCTGCTGTTGGGTGCGGGGCGGGTGCCCCAGTTGCCCGAAGCGGTGACGGCCGCCGGTGACCGTCCGGTGGACGGGCGGCTGTTGGCCCTGTTCGGTTTGCTGTTCGTCACCTACGTCGGCGTCGAAGCGGGCCTGGGGTCGTGGATGACCACCCACCTGCAGACAAACGGATTTTCCGATGCCGCCGCCTGGACCAGTGCGTTCTGGCTGACCGTGACCGTCGGACGCCTGCTGGGCGCGCCATTGTCGCAGCGCGTGCCGCTGCCCGGCCTGGTAACGTGTGCTGCGCTGCTCGCCGCGCTGGTGCTGCCCCTGGCGGCCACGGTCGCCGCACCGTTGGCGTACCTCGTGGCGGGCCTGGCCATCGCCCCGATTTTCGCGTCGTCGCTTGCATGGTTCTCGCGCGTTCTGCCTTCGCGCTTCACGCCCCTCGTGCTGGCGTGCGGTGGCCTGGGGGGCACGCTCGTTCCGGCGCTGCTGGGCATCCTGGTCGAGAGTTTCGGCACCGCCGTGCTTCCCTACGCTTTCGCGGTGACGGCCCTCGGTGTGGTCGCCGTGGCCTGTGCAGTGCAGGGTGCATTACGGCGCGTCAGCCGCATGCTCTGTAGTTCATTGCCGCACGAATTGCACTGA
- a CDS encoding DNA repair helicase XPB has translation MSGFDPLNPLIVQADRSIYLEVHNERAEAARAAIAPFAELEKSPEHLHTYRITPLSLWNAASAGITPEMMVGALETYAKFPVPPNVATDVRELAARWGRLQLIEAGNALALQAAEGDAALLLEVTRHRKVVPLLGIRLGERAVEVPLAHRGLLKQALLEVGWPVEDLAGYSDGLEFPIGLSQALAVRDYQEEAARAFYQSGSRQGGSGVVVLPPGAGKTVVGMVAMSLVGQRTLVLTTNRTSVNQWRRELLDKTSLSPDDVAEYGPGKHRLAPVTLATYQMLTARSKNSAEYPHMELFRAQDWGLIVYDEVHLLPAPIFRLTAEVQARRRLGLTATLIREDGREGDVFSLIGPKRYDLPWKDLEGRGWIATAECCEVRVRLPEHERLAYALAEEREKFRLAAENPRKRDLTRAILALHAGQPTLVIGQYLGQLELIAQDLEAPLITGQTPQRERERMFDAFREGRLSTLVLSKVGNFALDLPEAQVMVQVSGTFGSRQEEAQRLGRLLRPKRHGESAQFYSLVTRETREEDFAHHRQLFLAEQGYAYHVSDEAEWDASSTGAAARELN, from the coding sequence ATGAGCGGCTTCGATCCCCTGAATCCCCTCATCGTGCAGGCCGACCGCTCGATTTACCTGGAGGTGCACAACGAGCGGGCAGAAGCGGCGCGCGCCGCCATTGCTCCTTTTGCCGAGCTGGAGAAAAGCCCCGAACACCTGCACACCTACCGCATCACGCCCCTGTCGCTGTGGAATGCCGCGAGCGCCGGCATCACACCTGAAATGATGGTCGGCGCGCTGGAAACGTACGCCAAGTTTCCGGTGCCGCCCAATGTGGCCACCGATGTCCGGGAGCTGGCCGCACGCTGGGGCCGCCTGCAGCTCATCGAGGCCGGCAACGCCCTGGCATTGCAGGCCGCCGAGGGTGACGCGGCACTGTTGCTGGAAGTCACCCGCCACAGAAAAGTCGTGCCACTGTTGGGAATTCGGCTGGGTGAGCGGGCCGTGGAAGTGCCGCTCGCGCACCGTGGCCTGCTCAAACAGGCGCTCTTGGAAGTTGGCTGGCCGGTCGAGGACCTGGCCGGCTACAGCGACGGTCTGGAGTTTCCCATCGGGCTGTCGCAGGCCCTCGCGGTGCGTGACTATCAGGAGGAAGCGGCGCGGGCCTTTTACCAGTCGGGCAGCCGGCAGGGCGGTTCGGGCGTGGTGGTGCTTCCCCCGGGTGCGGGCAAGACCGTGGTGGGCATGGTGGCGATGAGCCTGGTCGGGCAGCGCACGCTGGTGCTCACCACCAACCGCACGTCGGTGAACCAGTGGCGACGCGAACTGCTGGACAAGACCAGCCTCTCACCTGACGACGTGGCCGAATACGGCCCGGGCAAGCACCGCCTGGCTCCGGTGACGCTGGCGACCTATCAGATGCTCACCGCGCGCAGCAAGAACAGCGCGGAGTACCCGCACATGGAACTCTTCCGTGCGCAGGACTGGGGGCTGATCGTGTACGACGAGGTGCACCTGCTGCCCGCCCCCATCTTTCGCCTGACCGCCGAGGTGCAGGCCCGCCGCCGCCTGGGCCTCACGGCCACCTTGATCCGCGAGGATGGCCGCGAGGGTGACGTGTTCAGCCTGATCGGCCCCAAGCGTTACGACCTGCCCTGGAAGGACCTGGAAGGACGCGGCTGGATTGCCACCGCCGAATGCTGCGAGGTGCGCGTGCGCCTGCCCGAGCACGAACGCCTCGCCTACGCGCTCGCCGAGGAGCGCGAGAAATTCCGGCTGGCCGCCGAAAATCCCCGCAAGCGCGACCTGACGCGCGCCATTCTGGCGCTGCACGCCGGACAACCCACCCTGGTGATCGGTCAGTACCTGGGGCAGCTCGAGCTGATCGCGCAGGATCTGGAAGCGCCCCTCATCACCGGCCAGACGCCCCAGCGCGAACGCGAGCGGATGTTCGACGCCTTTCGCGAGGGCCGCCTGAGCACGCTGGTGCTGTCCAAGGTCGGGAACTTTGCGCTCGACCTGCCCGAAGCGCAGGTGATGGTGCAGGTTTCGGGCACCTTCGGTTCGCGCCAGGAGGAAGCCCAGCGCCTCGGTCGGCTGCTGCGCCCCAAGCGGCACGGTGAAAGTGCTCAGTTCTACAGCCTGGTCACGCGTGAAACCCGCGAGGAAGACTTCGCCCATCACCGCCAGCTGTTTCTGGCCGAGCAGGGCTACGCCTACCACGTGAGCGACGAAGCCGAATGGGACGCCTCATCCACGGGCGCCGCCGCGCGGGAGCTCAACTGA
- a CDS encoding Kelch repeat-containing protein — translation MITRARQSICLLLLTATLAACGNVSNNDSTTNTPGPGGNPPVGSNPPAGGNPPVGTPPSNDPKPTDPSVPVVDVFMRQSIAPLEKGTEEAQGETVGSRLYMFGGFDGHINYCCSPSPRARVFDAQTGKWSKLADMPIPQGSSSPNGGVTHAGITTDGKANIYYAGGYTSKNVGGDKPLQQTFGTKAVFQYSIASNSYTQLPDLPVPRAAGQLEYVNDTLHYFGGQALGKDPDSADHFVLDLKNLSKGWAKVSQLNQARNHLGAAQLNGKIYAIGGQTGHDSTTRTVATVEVYDPANPDKGWTLLTAMPYPASHIEATFVLGNRILVAGGTKGGGRTTEVTSILAFDPTKNSGMGTWVKLDAELGEPRAGGVAGAIDRGFVYVGGSGKPDAWLFKPVE, via the coding sequence ATGATCACCAGAGCCCGTCAATCCATCTGTCTCCTCCTGCTCACCGCCACGCTCGCCGCCTGTGGGAATGTCTCGAATAATGACTCCACAACCAACACGCCCGGGCCTGGGGGAAACCCTCCTGTTGGGAGTAATCCGCCTGCTGGCGGCAATCCGCCCGTTGGAACTCCGCCCAGCAATGACCCCAAGCCCACTGACCCAAGCGTGCCCGTGGTCGATGTCTTCATGAGGCAATCCATCGCACCGTTGGAGAAAGGCACCGAAGAAGCCCAAGGTGAAACCGTGGGCAGCCGGCTGTACATGTTCGGCGGCTTCGACGGCCATATCAACTACTGCTGCTCACCCTCTCCACGCGCAAGGGTCTTTGACGCCCAAACCGGAAAGTGGTCCAAGCTCGCCGACATGCCGATCCCGCAGGGGAGCTCTTCGCCAAACGGTGGCGTCACGCACGCCGGTATCACGACCGATGGAAAGGCCAATATCTATTACGCGGGAGGCTACACTTCCAAAAATGTTGGAGGGGATAAGCCACTGCAGCAGACCTTTGGCACCAAAGCCGTCTTTCAGTACAGCATCGCAAGTAATTCCTATACCCAACTGCCCGATCTCCCCGTCCCTCGGGCGGCAGGCCAACTTGAATACGTCAACGACACCTTGCATTACTTTGGTGGGCAGGCTCTCGGCAAGGACCCCGACTCCGCTGATCACTTCGTCCTCGACCTTAAGAACTTGTCGAAAGGCTGGGCGAAAGTCAGCCAGCTCAACCAGGCACGCAACCATTTAGGCGCGGCGCAGCTGAACGGTAAAATTTATGCCATTGGTGGTCAGACGGGCCACGACAGCACCACACGAACCGTCGCCACAGTCGAAGTGTACGACCCAGCGAACCCAGACAAGGGTTGGACGCTTCTGACGGCCATGCCTTACCCGGCAAGTCATATTGAGGCGACTTTCGTACTTGGGAACCGGATTCTTGTTGCTGGAGGCACCAAAGGTGGAGGGCGCACCACCGAAGTCACCAGTATCCTTGCCTTCGATCCCACCAAGAACTCGGGCATGGGTACCTGGGTCAAGCTGGATGCAGAGCTCGGAGAACCGCGTGCAGGTGGAGTTGCCGGTGCCATTGACCGCGGCTTCGTTTACGTCGGAGGAAGTGGAAAACCCGACGCCTGGCTCTTCAAACCTGTCGAGTAA
- a CDS encoding proline dehydrogenase family protein — protein MIDRIYRTAVLSVAGNKTVEELVRTRGWSIAQRFVAGDELADAVRAVEELEREGVYGILDLLGEMVTSEEEANTFAEKILAILDALEGKPYPKYVSIKLSQIGQDLPSPQGENLGMVNARRILARARQIGAFVRLDMEDHPRTDQTLAEFRTLVGEFGAQTVGTVLQSYLYRTEGDLASLADLAPNLRIVKGAYLEPESVAMTNKVDVDAAYRRLVYAHLKAGHPTAIATHDEHIIDDVKRFVLAHGIARSQFEFQMLYGIRRDLQRQLAREGYTVRAYIPYGRDWYAYFSRRIAERPANVMFVLRGMLKG, from the coding sequence GTGATCGACCGCATTTACCGAACTGCCGTGCTGAGCGTGGCAGGCAACAAGACCGTCGAAGAACTCGTCCGTACGCGGGGCTGGAGCATCGCGCAGCGCTTTGTGGCCGGCGACGAACTGGCCGACGCCGTGCGCGCCGTCGAGGAACTGGAGCGCGAAGGCGTGTATGGCATCCTGGATCTGCTGGGCGAAATGGTGACTTCGGAAGAGGAAGCCAACACCTTCGCCGAGAAGATCCTGGCCATCCTCGATGCGCTGGAAGGCAAACCTTACCCCAAGTACGTCTCGATCAAGCTTTCACAGATCGGGCAGGACCTGCCTTCGCCGCAGGGTGAGAACCTCGGGATGGTCAATGCCCGCCGCATTCTGGCGCGCGCCCGGCAGATTGGCGCCTTTGTGCGGCTGGACATGGAAGACCATCCCCGCACCGACCAGACCCTCGCCGAGTTCCGCACGCTGGTGGGGGAATTTGGCGCGCAGACAGTCGGCACCGTGCTGCAATCCTACCTGTACCGCACAGAGGGTGATCTGGCGAGCCTGGCGGACCTGGCGCCCAACCTGCGCATTGTCAAGGGGGCCTACCTGGAACCCGAAAGCGTCGCCATGACGAACAAGGTCGATGTGGACGCCGCATACCGCCGGCTGGTCTACGCGCACCTGAAGGCCGGCCACCCCACCGCCATCGCCACCCACGACGAGCACATCATCGACGACGTGAAGCGTTTCGTGCTGGCCCACGGTATAGCCCGCAGCCAGTTCGAATTCCAGATGCTCTACGGCATCCGGCGCGACCTGCAGCGGCAACTCGCCCGTGAAGGCTACACGGTGCGGGCCTATATTCCCTACGGACGCGACTGGTACGCCTACTTCAGCCGCCGTATTGCCGAGCGCCCGGCGAACGTCATGTTCGTGCTGCGCGGCATGCTGAAAGGCTGA
- a CDS encoding PQQ-dependent sugar dehydrogenase codes for MKKTTLPLRQKRIRHYLGALLLPAVLLACGQPNAGGVSPSPGNPSTQKPSPTSPPPQSPPSNSPIPNDPPSGGKFEDRRVAQLYAPTDLAFAPDGRMLITSQSGKVRVYHNGSLLPTPALDLAGSLCTNYERGLLGITLDPQFASNQFVYTYYTSNKNGNCDQNTPNGPVNRVSRFTMNGNSIDRASEKVLLDNIPAFGGNHNGGDLAFGPDGLLYISVGDAFCVMGNYSRCGGDNSNSRSRANLLGKILRIEKNGNVPASNPWSSETGARFCGNPAGVPAGTGPCAETFAWGLRNPFRMAFKPGTGDLYINDVGQEAWEEINLGKAGADYGWNTREGNCKRNSVTDCGAPPAGMTNPIFAYDHADNCKSITGGVFVPRGVWPKEYDNVYLFADYVCGKIFRLLPQGDGSFARADFRTNLGESSAVTLMFGPYNDTQALYYLTYAGGGEVRRISYVFNRAPQASATASVTSGTLPLEITFDAGQSSDPDGDPLRFRWDFGDGSAPASGAKVTHTYTKAGTFTARVTVTDNQGATGEATLQVQAGNTAPKVQILSPTTSDTFRVGQTLTLRGSASDAEDGALADAQLTWHVELRHNDDHSHPFLTSPGNNLTITAPAPEGLDATERSYVLITLTATDSRGASTTVTQKLQPRRVNVSFDTRPAGLTFDVNGTAITGAQTRVSWEGYVLNLTAPVRQTQNGTTYQFQGWSNGGANPQSVTTPATGGSFTAIYR; via the coding sequence ATGAAAAAAACCACATTACCACTACGCCAAAAGCGAATCAGACATTACCTGGGTGCCTTGCTTCTGCCCGCCGTTCTTCTGGCGTGTGGTCAGCCGAATGCGGGAGGTGTCTCGCCGTCGCCTGGCAACCCATCCACCCAAAAGCCATCGCCCACCTCACCGCCCCCGCAAAGCCCCCCGTCGAACAGCCCCATACCGAACGATCCGCCCAGCGGGGGAAAATTCGAGGACCGGCGTGTCGCGCAGCTCTACGCACCCACCGATCTGGCCTTTGCGCCGGACGGGCGCATGCTGATCACGTCACAGAGCGGTAAGGTACGGGTGTACCACAACGGGTCCCTGCTCCCGACACCCGCGCTCGACCTGGCGGGCAGCCTGTGCACCAACTACGAGCGAGGACTGCTGGGAATCACCCTCGATCCGCAGTTCGCCAGCAACCAGTTCGTGTACACCTACTACACCTCCAACAAAAACGGCAACTGCGACCAGAACACTCCGAACGGCCCCGTGAACCGCGTGTCGCGCTTCACCATGAACGGCAACAGCATCGACCGCGCCAGCGAGAAAGTCCTGCTGGACAACATCCCGGCTTTTGGAGGAAACCACAACGGCGGCGACCTGGCCTTCGGTCCGGACGGCCTGCTCTATATCAGTGTCGGGGACGCGTTCTGCGTGATGGGAAATTACAGCCGCTGCGGGGGTGATAACAGCAACTCCCGGTCGCGCGCCAACCTGCTCGGCAAGATTTTGCGCATCGAGAAGAACGGCAACGTTCCCGCCAGCAATCCCTGGAGCAGCGAAACTGGTGCACGCTTCTGCGGAAACCCGGCGGGCGTCCCGGCGGGTACGGGACCCTGCGCCGAGACTTTCGCCTGGGGCCTGCGCAACCCCTTTCGCATGGCCTTCAAGCCCGGCACGGGCGACCTGTACATCAACGATGTCGGCCAGGAAGCCTGGGAGGAGATCAACCTCGGCAAGGCCGGCGCAGATTACGGCTGGAACACCCGCGAAGGCAACTGCAAGCGCAACTCCGTGACCGACTGCGGCGCCCCGCCTGCAGGCATGACCAACCCGATTTTCGCCTACGACCACGCGGACAACTGCAAATCCATCACGGGCGGCGTGTTCGTACCTCGTGGGGTGTGGCCCAAAGAGTACGACAACGTCTACCTGTTTGCCGACTACGTCTGCGGCAAGATTTTCCGTCTGTTGCCCCAGGGAGACGGCAGTTTTGCGCGCGCGGATTTTCGTACCAACCTGGGTGAAAGCAGCGCCGTGACCCTGATGTTCGGGCCGTACAACGACACCCAGGCTTTGTATTACCTGACGTACGCCGGTGGCGGCGAGGTACGGCGGATCTCGTACGTCTTCAATCGTGCGCCGCAGGCCAGCGCGACTGCCAGCGTGACCTCCGGCACGCTGCCCCTCGAAATCACCTTCGATGCCGGCCAGAGCAGTGACCCCGACGGCGACCCGCTCCGCTTCCGCTGGGACTTCGGAGATGGCAGTGCGCCCGCCAGCGGAGCGAAGGTCACGCACACCTACACCAAAGCCGGTACCTTCACGGCGCGCGTCACCGTGACGGACAATCAAGGTGCGACGGGCGAAGCAACGTTGCAGGTTCAGGCTGGCAATACGGCACCCAAAGTGCAGATTCTCAGCCCCACGACCAGCGATACCTTCCGGGTCGGGCAGACACTGACCTTGAGGGGCAGTGCTTCTGACGCCGAGGATGGCGCGCTGGCCGACGCGCAGCTTACCTGGCATGTCGAGCTGCGGCACAACGACGACCACAGCCACCCGTTCCTGACGTCTCCTGGCAACAACCTCACCATCACGGCGCCCGCACCTGAAGGGCTTGACGCCACCGAGCGCAGTTACGTGCTGATTACCCTGACCGCCACGGACTCCAGGGGCGCCTCGACGACCGTTACGCAGAAACTGCAGCCCAGGCGCGTGAACGTCAGCTTCGACACGCGGCCGGCAGGTCTGACCTTCGACGTCAACGGGACGGCCATCACGGGCGCGCAGACGCGGGTTTCCTGGGAAGGTTATGTGCTCAACCTCACCGCGCCCGTTCGGCAGACGCAAAATGGCACGACGTACCAGTTCCAGGGCTGGTCGAACGGGGGTGCCAATCCACAGAGTGTCACGACCCCCGCGACGGGTGGCTCGTTCACGGCGATCTACCGGTGA
- a CDS encoding GntR family transcriptional regulator, with protein sequence MMFERPTLVRDEVYQHLRSAILQGEFSPGEKLGEAELVARLGVSRTPIREAVQRLVQEGLLEASANRGVWVRQIGAREARDTYAVRETLDGLAAELAALEHREDDAQRLREALELLDDAGGDYREQTRLDLAFHREVVRASHNVALADLARSLEQRVALIKHLTRTYNAHPQTSQQHHAILNAVLARDAAGAQAAARLHVRTFAELALRDLPSTEPHPSKESP encoded by the coding sequence ATGATGTTCGAGCGTCCGACCCTGGTGCGTGACGAGGTATACCAGCACCTCCGAAGCGCCATTCTGCAAGGCGAATTCTCACCGGGCGAGAAGCTCGGTGAAGCCGAGCTGGTCGCGCGCCTGGGCGTGTCGCGCACCCCGATTCGTGAGGCGGTGCAGCGCCTAGTGCAAGAAGGCCTGCTCGAAGCCAGCGCCAACCGTGGGGTGTGGGTCCGGCAGATCGGTGCCCGCGAAGCGCGGGACACCTATGCGGTGCGCGAGACGCTCGACGGGCTGGCTGCCGAGCTCGCGGCGCTCGAACACCGTGAGGACGACGCGCAGCGCCTGCGGGAGGCTCTGGAGCTGCTCGACGACGCCGGCGGCGATTACCGCGAGCAGACCCGGCTCGACCTCGCCTTTCACCGCGAGGTGGTGCGCGCCAGCCACAACGTCGCGCTGGCCGATCTGGCCCGCTCGCTCGAACAGCGCGTGGCCTTGATCAAGCACCTCACCCGAACCTACAACGCCCATCCCCAGACTTCGCAGCAGCACCACGCCATCCTGAACGCCGTGCTCGCGCGTGACGCCGCAGGCGCGCAGGCCGCTGCGCGCCTGCACGTCCGCACCTTTGCCGAACTCGCCCTGCGTGATCTGCCATCCACCGAACCTCACCCCTCCAAGGAGTCTCCGTGA
- a CDS encoding cupin domain-containing protein → MTNQVKATVYSWNDVAREQVNEQFARQLISGEKVMLAQLELKAGCIVPRHVHDNEQLSMAFSGAIKLVLGENEEQEFILRAGDVLVIPGGLPHRAEVLEDFSGLDVFSPPRQDWLNGSDSYLRR, encoded by the coding sequence ATGACAAACCAAGTCAAGGCCACCGTGTATTCCTGGAACGACGTCGCGCGCGAGCAGGTCAACGAGCAGTTCGCACGCCAGCTGATCTCGGGTGAAAAGGTCATGCTCGCCCAGCTCGAACTCAAGGCCGGCTGCATCGTACCCAGGCACGTACACGACAACGAGCAGCTTTCCATGGCCTTTTCGGGCGCCATCAAACTGGTGCTGGGCGAAAACGAGGAACAGGAGTTCATCCTGCGCGCCGGCGACGTGCTGGTCATTCCCGGCGGTCTTCCCCACCGCGCCGAGGTGCTGGAGGACTTCAGCGGGCTCGACGTGTTCAGCCCGCCCCGGCAGGACTGGCTGAACGGCAGCGACAGCTACCTGCGGCGCTGA